Genomic segment of Nitrospira sp.:
GGCCATCGCCTCAGAATTAGCGTCGCAGTTGTACGGGCTGAAAGTGGTGACGGCGAGAATCGAAGACAACATCAATAACTTTACCCGCTTCCTGGTGCTGTCGCAGAAGGCTCCGGAGCGCACCGGCCGTGACAAGACGTCGCTGATGTTGTCGGTCAAGGATAAGGTGGGCGCCCTCTACGATCTGTTGCGCCCCTTTGCCTCTCATGGTTTGAACATGACGAAGATCGAATCGCGTCCATCCCGCCGGAAGGCCTGGGAGTATATTTTCTTTGTCGACATCGAAGGGCACATCGACGAAGAGCGAGTGAAAAAGGCGGCTGAAGAGGTCAAGAGCCGCTGTTTGTTTATGAAGATTCTCGGGTCGTATCCCGCCTATTCTTAGAGGTCCGAGTTACGCCATGCCATTGAAGGTGCATCCCGATATTGCGTCCCTCGTGCCATACGTTCCTGGAAAGCCTATCGACGAACTGCAGCGGGAGCTGGGCCTGCCGCGCGCCGTCAAGTTGGCCTCTAATGAAAATCCCATTGGTCCCTCGCCGAAAGCACTCGCCGTCTTGGCCGAAGCCGCGCCCACACTGCACCGCTACCCCGATGGTGGGGCGTTCCGGTTGCGCGGAGCGCTGGCGGAACGATGGAAGGTTTCGTCGGACCACGTCATTCTTGGGAACGGTTCAGACGAACTGCTGGGACTCCTGGCGCGCACGTTTTTGTCGCCGGGAGATGAAGCGGTCATGGCCGAGCATACCTTCGTGATTTATAAAATGGAGGTGCAGGCGGCGCATGGCGTAGTGGTGGAAGTGCCGCAGAAAAATTGGTATCACGATTTGCCGGCCATGGCGGCGGCCATCACCGACAAGACGCGGCTGCTCTTTGTCTGCAATCCCAACAACCCGACCGGCACCATGGCCACCAAGGCTGAAATTGCGGCGTTGATGGCGCTTGTCCCCGAGCACGTCGTGGTGGTGTTCGATGAAGCCTACTACGAATATGTTCGGCATGCGGAGTTTCCTGACTCGATCGGATATGTGAAGGCCGGGCGGAATGCCGTCGTGTTGCGGACCTTCTCGAAGATCTATGGCCTAGCCGGCCTGCGCATCGGCTACGGTCTGACGACGCCGGAAATCACCAACTATTTGAATCGAATCCGTCCGCCGTTCAACGCGAACAGTATGGCGCAACGTGCGGCCCTGGCGGCACTGGATGACGAGGCCCATGTGGCCGCGAGTCGATCGCTCAATCATGCGGAGATGGACAAGGTGCGGGCCGGCCTGCAGCGTCTCGGCTTTGAGGCATTGCCGAGCGAAACGAATTTCCTCTATTTCGATGTCGGGAGGGATGGGCGTGCAGTGTTCGATGCGCTGCTACGCAAAGGCATCATCATTCGTCATATCGACGGCCGCATGGTGCGGGTCACCATCGGCCTCCCGGAAGAAAATCAACTGTTCCTGAGCGCGCTGCAAGAGGTGCTGGGCGCGTCGCGATAAGGAAAGCGAGACGACATTATGATTATTGTCTTGAAGCCTGATGCTTCGGAGCGGGAAGTCGATCACATCATCGACCGGCTTCGCGAACTGGGGCTGAAGTCGCACATTTCCACTGGCCAGGAGCGTACCATCATCGGGGTGATCGGGGACGATCGGATTCTGCACAATCAGCCGTTGACCGCGTTGGCCGGGGTCGAAAGTGTGTTGCCGATCCTGGCTCCCTGGAAACTGGTCAGCCGGGAATTCAAAAAAGAGAACACCATCATTGACGTCAATGGGGTCAAGATCGGCGATAAAAAGATCACCATCATGGCCGGCCCCTGTGCGGTCGAACGCTTGGAGTTGACGGTTGGGATCGCGCATGAAGTGAAATCCTCCGGCGCCACGGTCTTGCGCGGCGGTGCGTACAAGCCTCGCACGTCTCCCTATTCGTTCCAGGGCCTTGGCCGGGAAGGGTTGGACTATCTGGTAGAGGCGAAGAAGCAGACGGGGCTTCCGGTCGTGAGCGAGATTCTAGACACCCGTGATATCGAGCTGTTCCTCGAAAAGGCCGATATCATTCAAATCGGCGCCAGGAACATGCAGAATTTCGAGCTGCTCAAGGAAGTCGGGGCGTACGATAAGCCGGTGTTGTTGAAGCGGGGCCTCTCAGCGACGATCAAGGAATTTCTGTTGTCCGCGGAGTACATCATGTCTCGCGGCAATCGCAATGTGATGCTGTGCGAGCGCGGCATCCGCACGTTTGAAACCCAGTATCGGAACACGCTGGATCTTGCCGCCATCCCCACGCTGAAAGATCTGTCGCATTTGCCGGTGATCGTTGATCCCAGCCACGCGACCGGCAAATGGGATCTAGTGGCGCCAATGTCGAAAGCAGCCATTGCGGCGGGAGCCGATGGGCTGCTGATCGAAGTGCATTCCAATCCCGAGTGTGCGCTCTGTGACGGGGAGGAATCGATTCCGCCATCGAAGTTCAAAGAGTTGATGGGCGACTTGCGGAAGATTGCTGCCGCAGTTGATCGCACCCTGTAACCCTTCTCGTTACCGTTCCGACGCAGGCTGGGGCATGGAAAGACCGGCAGTGATTCAATGAAGACACCACATTTTAAACAGGTGGCGATTATCGGCGTCGGGCTCATCGGCGGCTCGCTGGGCATGATCCTGCGTCGACACAAAGTGGCGGATTCCGTGGTCGGTATCGGGCGCCGGGTGGAGAATTTGAAAACGGCGGTGGAGGTTGGTGCCATCGACCGGTACGTCTCAGATCCGCGCGAGGGGGTCGAAGACGCTGACTTTGTCCTGCTAGCGACGCCGGTTGATACCTACGAGCGCCATCTGCAGGAGTGGGCCGGATGTCTCAAGCCGGGCACCATCGTGAGTGATGTCGGCAGCGTGAAGGGCGAATTGGTGACGCGTTCAGAAGCGTTACTGCCGTCAGCCGTAAGGTTCGTGGGGGCGCATCCCATTGCTGGCAAGGAAAAAACCGGGGTGGCTGCCGGTTCGGAGACGCTCTTTTCAGGTGCGCGCTGCATTCTGACGCCCACCACGAAGACTGACCCCGAGGCGTTGCAGATCGTTCGCACGATGTGGGAGCTGGCCGGGTCGATTGTCCTGGAGATGGATCCGTTCCTTCACGACAAGATTCTCGGTGCCGTCAGTCACTTGCCGCATGTGGCGGCCTTTGCGTTGATGACTGCCCTGGCGGATGTGCGCGACCATGGTGTGCCGGAGCTGGATCTGGCCGGTCATTCAGGCGGAGGCTTGCGAGACACCACACGAATCGCTGCCAGTTCGCCGGAAATGTGGCGGGACATTTTTTTGTGGAACCGTGACAATGTGGTCTCGCTGATCGAAACCTATGAACGGCATTTGGGCGAGCTGAAGCGCTTGATCGCCGCCGGGGACGCCGCCGGGATTGAAAAGCAATTGGACAAGGCCAAGCACGAGCGGGAACAACTCGGGCTCAAGACGCCGCGGAAAGCTTAGGTGGCCATGGCATCGTTGACGATCACTCCAGGGCGGCCGCTCAAAGGCACCATTACGGTGCCGGGGGATAAGTCTGTCACGCATCGGGCCATCATTCTCACGGCTCTCGCCGAAGGCGCGAGCACCATCAGCGACTATTGCCGGGGCGAAGATTGTCTGAACACCATGCGGGCGTTCCAGTCGCTGGGGGTGCGCATTGAAGAGTCACCTCGAACCTTGCACGTTACCGGGAAGGGCATGTGGGGATTGACGGAGCCGTTCGGGCCGATCGACTGCGGAAATTCGGGGACGGGAATTCGGTTGATGGCCGGCCTACTGGCCGGGCAAGATTTTTTCACCATCCTGACCGGAGACGAATCGATCCGGCGTCGCCCGATGGGGCGTGTGGTGAAGCCCTTGCGGACGATGGGAGCGACTATCGCCGGGCGTAAAGGTGGAGAGCTGGCTCCCTTGGCCATCACCGGGACTCGGTTGCGAGGTGTATCCTACGTCTCGCCCGTGGCGAGCGCGCAGATCAAGTCGTCCCTCCTGTTCGCCGCGCTCTACGCCGATGGCCTGACGACGATCTCGGAGCCGCGACTCTCACGGGACCACACCGAACGGATGTTTGCCTATTTCGGGATCCCGTTCCAGCGAGAGGGCTGCACGGTGCGGATCGAGGGGCGGCCGTCCGTACGCTGGGCCGGGAAGCCGGTGGTCGTGCCGGGAGATCTGTCAGCCGCGGCATTTTTTCTCGTCGGCGCTTCGATTGTTCCGGATTCCGATGTGACGATTCGCAATGTGGGGATGAATCCGACACGAACCGGCTTGATCGACATCCTGCAACAGATGGGTGCGCATATCGAGGTGCTGAATCCGCGCGAAGAGGCCGGAGAGCCGGTGGCCGATCTGCGGGTACGGTCCAAGCCGCTTCACGGTGTGCGGATCGGGCCGGACCAGATTCCTCAGACCATAGACGAATTCCCCATTCTGTGCGTAGCTGCCGCGGTAGCGGAGGGGGAGACGGTGGTCACCGGTGCCGAGGAGTTGCGGGTGAAAGAGAGCGATCGCATCGCCACGATGGCGAAGGAATTGCGGGCAATGGGCGCGCGAATCGAAGAGCGGCCGGACGGCATGGTGATCCAAGGGTTGGGACGCAATGGCATGAATGGGGCGCTCACCGGCGCGACATGCGAAAGCCATGGCGACCACCGGGTTGCGATGTCCGCCGCCATCGGAGCGTTGACTGCCACGCAGCCGACTCAGGTTCTCGATACGGCTTGTATCGAGACCTCATTCCCGGATTTTGACGGGAAGCTTCGTGAACTGTTGACTGATTCTGGGAACCGTCTATAGTGCGAGGAACTTGTGCCTGAGAGCGCTGACGTGAACCGGGGCAAACGTGGCTTGATCATCGCCATCGATGGTCCAGCCGGGGTGGGAAAGAGTACGGTTGCGCGACTGTTGGCGCGGCAACTGGGCTATCTCTATTTGGATACCGGGGCGTTGTATCGAGGCATTGCCTGGAAGGTGCAGGACATGGAAGTCCCTGCCGATGACCATCTGGCCATCGCCGCCTTGCTGCCGAAGACGACCTTGCAGATGGCCTGTGGGCCAGAACAGTCTCACGTGCTCCTGGACGGCCGAGACATCACCGGGGATTTACGAACGCCCTCGGTGACAGCGCTGGCTTCCGTCGTGTCGGCCATTCCAGCCGTTCGCGAATGGCTGCTGCCGGTGCAGCGAAAGATCGGGGCGGAAGGCTGTGTCGTGGCTGAAGGCCGAGATATCGGCACCAAGGTCTTTCCCAAAGCCGACGTGAAGTTTTTCCTGGAAGCCGATCCCGACGTGCGAGCCACCAGGCGGCATCGTGAATTGGTAGCGGCCGGGCATTCGGTGCACTTTGACCAGACGAAGCGCGACTTGAGCGGGCGGGATGATCGCGACCGCTCTCGTGCGGTGGCGCCCTTAATCCCCGCGCCCGATGCCGAACACATTGATACGTCGAGCTTGCCGGTGGAAGCCGTCGTGGAACAGATGCTGGCTGTGGTTGCGGCGCGATTGTGAGCTCCGCACTCTATGGTCTGTTGTGGATCCTGTCTCGTACCATCGGATGGGTGTGTTTCCGGTATCGGACCATCGGCACGGTGCCGCGGCAGGGAGGACTCCTGATCGCCTCGAACCATGCCAGCTATCTGGATATCCCACTGCTTGGTTGTGGCGTTTCCAGACGAGTCTGGTACATGGGCCGGCACGATCTGTTTCCGATTCCGCTGCTCAACGGCCTGCTGCAAGCACTGGGATGGATTCCGTTACGGATCGGTCGCCTGGATCGGGATGCCTTCAGTAAAGCGGTCGCCTTGATCAAAGAAGACAAGGCGGTGGCCATTTTCCCCGAAGGCGGGCGGACGATGACCGGCGCGTTGAAGCCGGGCAAGCCGGGCATCGGCGTGATTGTGTCCCAGACAGGGTGTCGGGTCGTACCGGCGCATATCGGGGGCACATTTGATGTGCTGCCGCCGGGCGCGAAGTGGCCGAGGTTTCGCCCTGTCACCGTGTCCTATGGGGAGCCCTTGGATTTTTCCGCAGATGCCACGCGGTTGGAAGGGAAAGCGTTTTATCAACATGTCAGTCGGACGGTGATGGCGAAAATCGCGGAGCTCGGACAGGTTCCGAATCCGGGGGACGGTCCGGCCCAGGCCGGCACACCTCATGATGCCGCCGCCACACCTACAGCCCAGTCTTGCAACGCTGAGTAAGACGCGGGTTTTTTCACAATCAGCACCCGGCGCGAGCCGGAGGACGAGGATGTTTTCATGAGTACTGCCACACCCCAGAGCGAACCCAAACTTGATCGCGATGCCTTAGCGGCGATGTATGAGGAAACCTTCCGCAATTTTGAGGAAGGCACCATCACCGAAGGCATGGTGGTCGCCATTGGCAAAGACAAGGTCGTGGTCGATATCGGCTACAAGTCCGAGGGGATGATTCCGGCCGACCAATTCTCCCACGAGGAATTGGGACAGTTGAAAGTGGGCGATCGTCTCCAGGTGTATCTCGAAGAATGCGAGGATGCCGACGGCAATCTGGTGCTCTCCAAAGAAAAAGCCGACAAGATGAAAATCTGGGAGGAATTGGAGAAGCTCCACAAAGAAGAGAAGAGCATCGAGGGCAAAATCATTTCCCGTATCAAGGGCGGCATGATGGTCGACATCGGCGTCAAGGCGTTCTTGCCTGGCTCGCAGATCGATCTGCATCCGGTTCGCGATCTCGACAGCTTGGTCGGGAAGACGTTTCCCCTCAAGATCATCAAGATCAACCATCGCCGCGGCAACGTCGTGGTGTCCCGGCGCGTGTTGTTGGAAGAGACGCGTGACCGTCGGCGTCAGACGACCTTGTCCACGCTGAAGGAAGGCCAGCTGATTCAAGGCACGGTCAAGAACATCACCGATTACGGCGCGTTCATTGACCTCGGCGGTATCGACGGATTGCTGCACATCACCGATATGTCCTGGGGCCGCGTGGGGCATCCCTCCGAGCTGTTCCAGGTCAGCGATAAGGTGGAAGTCACCGTGCTCAAGTACGATCGGGAGACCGGCCGTATTTCGCTCGGCCTGAAGCAGAAGTCGGCGGATCCTTGGACCGGCGTGGCGGGGAAATACCCGGTGGGCACGCGCGTGCGTGGCCGTGTGGTCAGCTTGACCGACTACGGCGCCTTTGTGGAACTGGAGCCGGGAGTCGAAGGTCTGGTGCACGTGTCTGAGATGTCCTGGACGCACGAAGTGCGCCATCCGTCTCGTGTCGTCTCCGTGGGCGATCAGGTTGAGGCCGCTGTGCTAAACATCGATCCAGGAAGCCGCAAGATTTCCCTGGGCATGAAGCAGACCGCCCCAAATCCGTGGGATATGATCGAAGCGAAATATCCGGCGGGGACGCGCATCGAAGGCAAGGTGAAGAGCCTGACCGATTTCGGCGCCTTCGTCGGACTGGAAGAGGGCATCGATGGATTGATTCACATTTCCGATATGTCCTGGACGAAGCACATCAAGCATCCGTCGGAGCTCTTCAAGAAGGGCCAGAAGGTGGATGCCGTTGTGATTCGGATCGATAAGGAAAAGGAACGGCTCTCGCTGGGGTACAAGCAATTGTCTCGTGACCCATGGGAAGAGCAGATTCCGAACAAGTACCGGGTTGGCGATAGCATTACCGGCAAGGTCAGCAAGATCGCCGATTTCGGACTCTTCATCGAGCTCGACGGTGATGTGGAAGGCTTGATCCATATCAGTGAAGTCGGTCTGGACGCCAACGTTCGCATGGAAGAGAAGTTTAAATTGCAGGACGAGGTCACGGCGAAGATCATCAAGGTGGATCGTGAGGAGCGGAAGATCGCGCTCAGCCTGCGTGATCACCAGCTCGATTCCGATCGGCGGCAGGTGGAAGAATTCCACGCGTCCCAAGGCGGGATCGATCAGAGCCTGGGACGTGCGGCCAAGCAGAGCCGGAAGCGTAAGGACAACCAGGGCGACTCAGAAGCCTAGAGACCCGGGGATCGAATGGGACCACAAGCAGACACCGCGGTTCCATCCAAGCGGAGCCTAGTGCGCCGGATTTTCTGGGCGATTGTCATCGGGGGAGGAGCCTTGATGTTGATCAATGCGCTCCTCCCCGACCTTGACTTGTCGGGGCAGGACCGTGTGGCCCTCATTCGGGTCGAAGGCGTCATCCTTGATGCCCAGACCACGATCAGCGAGCTCAAACAATACAGCGAAAATCCGTTGGT
This window contains:
- a CDS encoding histidinol-phosphate transaminase, with amino-acid sequence MPLKVHPDIASLVPYVPGKPIDELQRELGLPRAVKLASNENPIGPSPKALAVLAEAAPTLHRYPDGGAFRLRGALAERWKVSSDHVILGNGSDELLGLLARTFLSPGDEAVMAEHTFVIYKMEVQAAHGVVVEVPQKNWYHDLPAMAAAITDKTRLLFVCNPNNPTGTMATKAEIAALMALVPEHVVVVFDEAYYEYVRHAEFPDSIGYVKAGRNAVVLRTFSKIYGLAGLRIGYGLTTPEITNYLNRIRPPFNANSMAQRAALAALDDEAHVAASRSLNHAEMDKVRAGLQRLGFEALPSETNFLYFDVGRDGRAVFDALLRKGIIIRHIDGRMVRVTIGLPEENQLFLSALQEVLGASR
- the aroF gene encoding 3-deoxy-7-phosphoheptulonate synthase, whose protein sequence is MIIVLKPDASEREVDHIIDRLRELGLKSHISTGQERTIIGVIGDDRILHNQPLTALAGVESVLPILAPWKLVSREFKKENTIIDVNGVKIGDKKITIMAGPCAVERLELTVGIAHEVKSSGATVLRGGAYKPRTSPYSFQGLGREGLDYLVEAKKQTGLPVVSEILDTRDIELFLEKADIIQIGARNMQNFELLKEVGAYDKPVLLKRGLSATIKEFLLSAEYIMSRGNRNVMLCERGIRTFETQYRNTLDLAAIPTLKDLSHLPVIVDPSHATGKWDLVAPMSKAAIAAGADGLLIEVHSNPECALCDGEESIPPSKFKELMGDLRKIAAAVDRTL
- a CDS encoding prephenate dehydrogenase/arogenate dehydrogenase family protein, with translation MKTPHFKQVAIIGVGLIGGSLGMILRRHKVADSVVGIGRRVENLKTAVEVGAIDRYVSDPREGVEDADFVLLATPVDTYERHLQEWAGCLKPGTIVSDVGSVKGELVTRSEALLPSAVRFVGAHPIAGKEKTGVAAGSETLFSGARCILTPTTKTDPEALQIVRTMWELAGSIVLEMDPFLHDKILGAVSHLPHVAAFALMTALADVRDHGVPELDLAGHSGGGLRDTTRIAASSPEMWRDIFLWNRDNVVSLIETYERHLGELKRLIAAGDAAGIEKQLDKAKHEREQLGLKTPRKA
- the aroA gene encoding 3-phosphoshikimate 1-carboxyvinyltransferase, with protein sequence MASLTITPGRPLKGTITVPGDKSVTHRAIILTALAEGASTISDYCRGEDCLNTMRAFQSLGVRIEESPRTLHVTGKGMWGLTEPFGPIDCGNSGTGIRLMAGLLAGQDFFTILTGDESIRRRPMGRVVKPLRTMGATIAGRKGGELAPLAITGTRLRGVSYVSPVASAQIKSSLLFAALYADGLTTISEPRLSRDHTERMFAYFGIPFQREGCTVRIEGRPSVRWAGKPVVVPGDLSAAAFFLVGASIVPDSDVTIRNVGMNPTRTGLIDILQQMGAHIEVLNPREEAGEPVADLRVRSKPLHGVRIGPDQIPQTIDEFPILCVAAAVAEGETVVTGAEELRVKESDRIATMAKELRAMGARIEERPDGMVIQGLGRNGMNGALTGATCESHGDHRVAMSAAIGALTATQPTQVLDTACIETSFPDFDGKLRELLTDSGNRL
- a CDS encoding (d)CMP kinase, producing the protein MPESADVNRGKRGLIIAIDGPAGVGKSTVARLLARQLGYLYLDTGALYRGIAWKVQDMEVPADDHLAIAALLPKTTLQMACGPEQSHVLLDGRDITGDLRTPSVTALASVVSAIPAVREWLLPVQRKIGAEGCVVAEGRDIGTKVFPKADVKFFLEADPDVRATRRHRELVAAGHSVHFDQTKRDLSGRDDRDRSRAVAPLIPAPDAEHIDTSSLPVEAVVEQMLAVVAARL
- a CDS encoding 1-acyl-sn-glycerol-3-phosphate acyltransferase, which translates into the protein MSSALYGLLWILSRTIGWVCFRYRTIGTVPRQGGLLIASNHASYLDIPLLGCGVSRRVWYMGRHDLFPIPLLNGLLQALGWIPLRIGRLDRDAFSKAVALIKEDKAVAIFPEGGRTMTGALKPGKPGIGVIVSQTGCRVVPAHIGGTFDVLPPGAKWPRFRPVTVSYGEPLDFSADATRLEGKAFYQHVSRTVMAKIAELGQVPNPGDGPAQAGTPHDAAATPTAQSCNAE
- a CDS encoding 30S ribosomal protein S1; protein product: MSTATPQSEPKLDRDALAAMYEETFRNFEEGTITEGMVVAIGKDKVVVDIGYKSEGMIPADQFSHEELGQLKVGDRLQVYLEECEDADGNLVLSKEKADKMKIWEELEKLHKEEKSIEGKIISRIKGGMMVDIGVKAFLPGSQIDLHPVRDLDSLVGKTFPLKIIKINHRRGNVVVSRRVLLEETRDRRRQTTLSTLKEGQLIQGTVKNITDYGAFIDLGGIDGLLHITDMSWGRVGHPSELFQVSDKVEVTVLKYDRETGRISLGLKQKSADPWTGVAGKYPVGTRVRGRVVSLTDYGAFVELEPGVEGLVHVSEMSWTHEVRHPSRVVSVGDQVEAAVLNIDPGSRKISLGMKQTAPNPWDMIEAKYPAGTRIEGKVKSLTDFGAFVGLEEGIDGLIHISDMSWTKHIKHPSELFKKGQKVDAVVIRIDKEKERLSLGYKQLSRDPWEEQIPNKYRVGDSITGKVSKIADFGLFIELDGDVEGLIHISEVGLDANVRMEEKFKLQDEVTAKIIKVDREERKIALSLRDHQLDSDRRQVEEFHASQGGIDQSLGRAAKQSRKRKDNQGDSEA